The following nucleotide sequence is from Apium graveolens cultivar Ventura chromosome 4, ASM990537v1, whole genome shotgun sequence.
AAGTGAGCTCTGTACACTTTGTGGAGTTGAGATTGCCATTATAGTCTTTTCTCCAGCTGGAAAAGTGTTCTCCTTTGGACATCCTAATGTTGAAGGTATAATTGATAGGTTTTTTAGTCGCAATCCTCCACCTTCAAACTCAAGCACTCTCCATCTCGTTGAAGCTCATCGTAGTATGACTGTTTGCGAGCTGAACTTCCATCTCACACAGATTTTCAATGAACTAGAGGGTGAGAGGAAGAGAGGAGAGGCACTTGATGACATGAGGCAAGCTAGCCAGAGCCAGTTTTGGTGGGAATCTCCAGTCGAAAAGATGGGATTTGATGAGCTTCAACAATTGAAGGACTGCATGGAAGCGTTGAAGAAAAATGTGAACAATCAAGCTAATAGCATCTTGATTGAGAATGCAAATTCTAATTTGCCACCTTTTGGTTTTAATGGACACAGGGCCTTTAATCAGTTTGAAGCTAAGCCTAATCAGATTGATCCTGCTTCTCATGTCCCTGGTTACGGATATGGTAATGGTTATTTTGGTCTGAGCAACTTTGCTGCGTAATCTGAGCTTGTGTCTTGCTAGACAGTTCTGAGTCTCCATTTTGATTGATGCTGTGTGGCTTTGCCGGAAAAGAAAGTTCATTTTTCTATCTATTGGTTAAAGTTGTAACTTAAATTTGACAAACAGTTTGATCTGAAGTTTATTCTGAGGTTGTAATGGATATTGTTTTTTGAAAATGGTCAGCTGCATATGTCTAAATATTCTTTAAGCTTAAAATGTCAATTACTATTGAAAAGTTATCAAAAAAGAGAGTTGGATGAACGCGTAACTTATAATCTTGTTTTTCATATCAAAACAAGTTATATTGGGAAAGAAAAATTACCAActtttttttgaaatattaataaaaaagAAGAAGCAATTGATTAATCTATAAATTAGATTTGAAAGATGAACTTTGACTTACGACTCAAGGAACTGGATCTCGAAGGGAACGGGGTTTTGTCGTGCATTTGACAAACTCAGATTACAAATTTAAATAGGATATTAACATCTACCAACCCCCACTATATCTACCTTtactatatatattatattttgttCGTTTCGGATATAGCATGACTTTTTTTGTACTGTATAAAATTCACACATTAACACTCGAGATCTTGTAATGAGTAGATACTTCCACAAAAGTATAATCGATTTTCTGATTAAATACAGTACGCGATATTTTTTTATACTTTTGGCATTCAATTCTAGCCATTTTCGCACCCTTTAATCGATCTAATcaacatatatacatataactCTCCCACCCCTTTTCATTACTAATGGATTATCCTTACTATTTTATTTTACTAAAAATGCAATGATCTTATTTTGTTTCTCGGTTTAAAACATATGTCTTTAGTTACATGAGAAGTATTTTTCTAAACATATTTTATCTTTACTGACTCAATTAAGATCCCTCGGGAATAAAATCTTACCCTTTTTCTATGTTAGCCAAACAGCCAGCCAGATGGAACGAgattaaaatttttaatattaaaaaaaatgtttCATTTAAAATTACACAAAATATGACACGAAATTATGATATGAATGTACATAACATGAAACGAATTTTTAACTAGTCATGTTTTGGTTTACTATTCATTTAAACTAAACATAAAAGTTTCCTGATTTGAAGTATATAAAACAAACGAATTGTCGGGTTTAACTAAACATATACGAATTGGGGGGTTTAAGGTAAAAAGGTCTGAGCTTTAGTGGCTCTGAGGTATAGAGCATGGGTGTGTATGTACAGTATATGCGAAGAGGGGTTTTGGATATGAAGGAATTTATCTGATTCTGAAATGCAGTAACGCTGCAAGGGGTTTTGGGCTTGAGTAGGTAACCAAAATCGGCCTAACCCCAaatttgtattataaatttttatGAATTGACTTGTCAGGACATATGTTCAAATTGAATTCGCAGACGCACATGAATGCATGCAAGATCTCATATTATTACGAGAAAAGTTATCTTTTGTTATAATTATTTGGACCCCTAGTATTTATAAGATTggattttttaataatattttggacCCCTAATATTTTGTAGTAGAGGGTTGTTTGGTTGAAATAATAATTGTTTGTTCTTTTTTATTGTCTCATTTTGAAACAAATAATAATGTTGCCATAAATACATATTATTACGGTACATTTACAGTCAACAATTTCATATACGACACAATTTTTTTTCGTATTTCGGTTTATCTTTTTCGTACACAAACACGTAattgtaattaaataaataaattaagagGCGGTTTTGAATTTACCTTTGTTACACCACATGAACAAATATAAATTGACATAAATACTTatttaaagaaatattttaaaattatttaaatatattttataaatgtatattgtatttataattattataaaacaaaatagaaaaaatttcaaattcaaatatttgACAACACTTATAACTTATTGACTTAAACTCAATTAATAAAAGTACTCctaacaaaaaaattatattgaaaaagaaaaatcattattttgtgaaaatgttaaaaacaaaataagaagcaattgattaatttataaattagATTTGAATGAGACCTTTGACGATTTTCGCTTGCGACTCAAACTGGAGGAACCTAAATATGGAAGCGAACAAGGGCTTGTCGTGCATTTGACAAACTCACCACACATATTTCAAGTAAAATGTGTCACGTGCACATACGAGTAACGTAACTCATAGAATTTCCTTTTCGCTTCCCATTCTGCTAGTAATAAAAAGATATGCGAGAACTCTTACCCATGTCtccatatttttttaaattatttgctGGAGTTGTTCGATTATAACTTGAGGCGCTACTTCAATGGCTCGATCTGAAAGACGACCGTCTCTACAAGTTTTAGTACCATATCTTCCAAAACCAAGTTGTATACCGTCTTGTTTGCAACCTCTACTATATCCTCGTTTacgatatatatgtatatatatatatataatattttgttcATTTCGAATAGGGCGACCTTTTTTTAGTACATGAAATCCATAtacggggtcagaggatttggtcatcacgatgaaacctcaatccaagataaattgtttaatcaataaacaaatgtcagcagaagatatttaacatctatgacccctaactaatccaagatcttttaagattacagttctagaaacaagaattccaaattcaataaatacatttttcactttcttttaaaataattctcaattcaataccaaacccactagtataactttgaaaagaagtacactagtcccaactataaaataacataatatataatataatataatataatataatataatataatataatataatataatataaacaactttacataacagaacttacactagtccgcaaaccctggaccaaccaccttccaaaagcttcttcatTGCTTCCTAGAATTACACGgctaaatatatataatattttgttcATTTCGAGTAGGGCGACCTTTTTTAAGAAAATGAAATCCATACTTTGACAAATGAGATTTTGTAACAAGTAGACACTTCTGCAGGAGCATAATCGATTTTATCGTTAAATACATTACGAGATATTTTTTCATACTTTTCATATTTAGTTCTAACTATTTTTTGCACCCTTTAATCGACCTGAACAACATTAACACATATAAGGATCCCCTCCACCCTTTTTCATTACTAATGGAATATCATTCATTATTTTACTAAAATTGGAACGCAGTGATTTTGTTTTATTTCAAGGTTAAAAACAAATATATTGAGTAACAGGAGAAGTACTTTGTTGAACAGGTTTTATTTTTACGGACTCAATTAAGGTCCCTCGAGAACGGAATGCTGCCATTTTTCTATGTTAGCCAAATTGTCTGGATGGGATGAGACTAAAAATTTAATcgaaattataatatttaaataatgtTTTGGtcaaaattatataaaatatgacACAAAATTACACGACATGCAGGTACATGTACACGAACGAATTCTTAAGTAGTCATGGATTTAGTATTCATTTAAACTAAACACGAAAGTACAAGAAGACGTGAAAGAATATAAAATGAACAAATTATCAGGTTTAAGTACAAATCATCGttcaacaaaataaaaaatgaattgaCACCAGTACTAAAACATGAAAACTCCAttcaaataaaaatgattttgaagtgaaattaaaaaattaaaaatagttCAATTTAAATGTTTCAATTTCGATAAAATATTCTAACTAAATTGATTAAAACCGGACCtgttaataatataaataaataaatattattcatattttatataacTATTTGCTATTGCATTTTTAGGAACAAGAGATATATGATTCTTGTTCCAATTTTATCCGAAAAATAAGCCGAATGCATTTTAGATAGGGTCGTAGAAAGGGAGGGAGGGAGGGTGGTTCTTGTTGTTTCCACTTTTTTCTCAAAGTTATTCCTCACCAGTCCTCACACTAGCACTCCCGCATAATACTTGGTGTTTGGTACTTGATTGACAAAAATTCAATCTATGTTCCACGTTCTTTCATAATAGCAAAAGCAATCCTCCTTTCTTTTTATCTTTCAAAGCTTGTCTATGCACGGTTTATCATCGTAAAATCGAAAATGAGTGTTTAACATGCGGAGGATTGCCATCAAAATTTGAGTAGAATTATAGTATTTCTTAACTTCTTTGGGCACAACCTGTTGTAGAAACATTGCTAGTTTCTTGGCAAAGGTATATGATAATGTTATTGAATATAATGTAAATGCAAATTATTCTCTGAAAAACGATATTGTCACTTTATTTGCATAGGTACATATAGGAAGATTAAAGCTGATCAACGAGATGTGCACCAAGGAATTATCATCATAAATATTTAGTTTAATAGCATGATTAGTAAATTAACGACATAAGATCAGTTAAACTTGTAGTATTCAACTCCCCTTCTTCCAAAAACAGCTCTGCTCCCGTCTTCCCATCCAATCTTATAAGGATTCGATTCATTAAGAAGTGGATGTGGATTTTCACTCGTCCATAAAAACCAGATCCTAACTACTAAACTTAtacatttataaattattaatatatataaataaaatttaactaTAATCAATTAAACTTATAAGGATTCGATTCATTAAGAAGTGAATGTGAAAGTGTTCATGGccgacttctcagtctttggcgattcatttgatgagtgcttgcaaaatcttggacacgttctcaagaggtgtgttgagaccaatctggttctcaattgggacaaatgtcactttatggtgcgacagggcattattcttaggcacaaggtttctagtaagggtcttgaggtggataaggccaatatgggtcattgagaatcttcctccacctatttctatTAAGGGAATtcatagttttcttggtcatgcgaggttctacaagtgtttcatcaaagacttatctaagatttcgaagccattgtgcaggTTTTTAGAGAAAGACGTCCCTTTCaggtttgatgacgagtgcctcgCAGCTTTCGAGaaattgaagaagagtttaatcatggcaCCAGTCATAACTGCACTTGATTGGAAtaaaccttttgagatgatgtgcgctgcaagtgactatgcagttggagcaattcttggacagaggaagaacaacatatttcatgaggtctactatgctagtaagaccctaaatggtgcccaactgaattatactactacggagaaagagcttttggctattgtctatggttttgagaaatttcgatcttatttacttaggactaaggtgacagttttcactgatcacgctgtaattcgatatctcgtctcaaagaaggacttgaagcctagattgattagatgggttcttttgcttcaagaacttgaactagagatcaaggacggagaaggaactgaaaatcaagtcgctaaTCATATCTCGCAtttagaaaatcctaatgctacttcattggagaagacattgataaatgagtcttttcccgacgagcagttgtttggagtgcaagaagaagaaccgtggtttgcagacattgtgaactaccttgtgagtaatatcatgcctcctgaCTTATCTTAGGCTCAAAGGAAGAAATTTctacatgaagtaaagtggtatgtgtgggatgagccatttatTTTTTGACAAAGAGCTGACCAAACCATCAGAAGATGTATTCCCTACATcgaaacggggggatcttgcgagattgccacttaACAGCTTATAGAGGACATTATGGAGGAGAAAAGgcagcagctcgtgttcttcaagcaggtttcctttggccgacattatttaaagatgctcatcagtttgttttgaaatgtgatcgatgtcaatgggtgggtaatatgtctaaaagggatgagatgcctcttaatgtgcttctcgaggttgaagtcttcgatgtttggggaattgacttcatggggctatttgtctcatcttgtaacaatcagtatatcttgttggcggttgattacgtgtcgaaatgggttgaagttaaggtgtTGTCAaagaacgatgcgaaagtggtgcttaattttcttcataagcagatattcacaaggtttggaactttAAGAGTCATAACaagtgatgaggggtcgtatttttgcaatcacaagttcactgctatgatgaaaaggtataatgtgaatcatcgcattgctacagctaATCATCCTCATATgatgacctttcaggtagtgatgaggaaaagcttttgaagattctgagagagttcaaattggcaattggctggactatagcagttatcaagggaatcagcccttcttattgcatgcataaaattctgctagaggaaggtagcaagcctatggtcgagcagcaaagaagacttaatacGATCATGCAAGAGGTAGTGAAgaagaaattcttaagtggctagatacagggatcatctaccctattttTGACAGTATATGGGTAACCCTgtttcaatgtgtgccaaagaaaggtggaaatATTGTGGTAGcgaatgagaagaatgagcttattcctactagaacagtcacaggatagagagtttgcatggactatggaaagctgaacaaagccactagaaaggatcacttccctttgccttttattgatcagatgctcgaTAGGTTGGCTAGTCATGAGTATtgttgtcttctggatggttattcaggttttaatcaaatttgtattgctccagaagatcaggagaaaactacattcacttgtccatttggtactttcgccttcagacgagtttcttttggtctgtgtgatgcgccagccacatttcagagatgtatgatggtcATCTTTtatgacatgattggccagaatgtggaagtgttcatggatgacttctcagtctttggcgattcatttgatgagtgcttgcaaaatcttggacacgttctcaagtGGTGTGTTGAGAcaaatctggttctcaattgggagaaatgtcactttatgatGCAACATGCCATTATTCTtaggcacaaggtttctagtaagggtcttgaggtggataaggccaaggtggggtcattgagaatctttctccacctatttctgttaagggaattcgtagttttcttggtcatacgaggttctacaggcgtttcatcaaagacttctctaagatttcgaagccattgtgcagttttcTAGAGAAAGACGTCCCTTTCAGGTTTGATGACAAGTGCCTcgcagcttttgagacattaacgaagagtttaatcacgacatCAGTCATAagtgcacctgattggaatgaacctttagagatgatgtgcgatgcaagtgactatgcagttggagcagttcttgggcagaggaagaacaacatatttcatgtggtttactatgctagtaagaccctaaatagtgcccaactgaattatactactacggagaaagagcttttagctattgtctatggttttgagaaatttcgatcttatttacttggggctaaggtgacagttttcactgatcacgctgtaattcgatatctcgtctcaaagaaggactcaaagcctagattgattagatgggttcttttgcttcaagaacttgaactagagatcaagggcatagaaggaactgaaaatcaagtcgttgatcatctttcacgtttagaaaatcctaatgctacttcattggagaagacattgataaatgagtcttttcccgacgagaagctatttggagtgcaagaagaagaaccgtgatTTGCAGATATTATGAaataccttgtgagtaatatcatgcttCCTAACTTATCTTACgttcaaaggaagaagtttctacatgaagtaaagtggtatgtgtgggatgagccatttattttttgacaaggagctgaccaaatcatcaggagatgtattccctacagcgaaacgggggatcttgcgagatttccacttaacagcttatggaggacattatggaggagaaaagacagcagctcgtgttcttcaagcacGTTTCCTTTGGCCGacattatttaaagatgctcatcaattCGTTTTGAAATATGATCGATATCAACgggtgggtaatatgtctaaaagggatgagatgcctcttaatgtgcttcttgaggttgaagtcttcgatgtttggggaattgatttcatggggccatttgtctcatcttgtaacaatcagtatatcttgttggtggtcgattacgtgtcaaaatgggttgaagttaagatGTTGTCAaagaacgatgcgaaagtggtgcttaattttcttcataagcagatattcacaaggtttggaactccaagagtcataaccagtgatgaggggtcgcatttttgcaatcgcaagttcactgctatgatgaaaaggtataatgtgaatcatcgcattgctacagcttatcatcctcatacgaatggtcaagctggggtatctaacagagagatcaagcgtattttgGAAAAActtgtatgtccatcaaggaaatattggtctttgaagctttaTGAAGCTGTATGGGCTTATTGAACAGCTTACAAAACTCCTTTGGGAATGTCGTCGTtccagttggtttatggtaaagggtGTCATTTACTTGTGGttctcgagcataaagcatactgggctttgaagaagttgaatctggatttggatgcggctggaaagaagaggatacttcaattgaatgaactcgacgagtttcgacttcaagcttatgagaacaacaaaatgtacaaggagaaagtcaagaggtggcacgatcgaggtctagtgcttaaatcatttgtgtcggggaaataatttcttttgttcaactctcgtctccgtctttttcctagaAAGTAGAAGTCAaaatggtcagggccgtttattgtctaaacaatgtttccacatggagcggtggaaattttttagaatgatccggaatgagcttattcctactagaaTAGTCACAGGAtagagagtttgcatggactatagaaagttgaacaaagccactagaaaggatcacttccctttgccttttattgatcagatgctcgaTAGGTTGGCTAGTCATGAGTATtgttgtcttctggatggttattcaggttttaatcaaatttgtattgctccagaagatcaggagaaaactacattcacttgtccatttggtactttcaccttcagacgagtttcttttggtctgtgtgatccgccagccacatttcagagatgtatgatggtcATCTTTtatgacatgattggccagaatatggaagtgttcatggatgacttctcagtctttggcgattcatttgatgagtgcttgcaaaatcttggacacgttctcaagtGGTGTGTTGAGAcaaatctggttctcaattgggagaaatgtcactttatgatGCAACATGccattattcttgggcacaaggtttctagtaagggtcttgaggtggataaggccaaggtggggtcattgagaatcttcctccacctatttctgttaagggaattcgtagttttcttggtcatgcgaggttctacaggcgtttcatcaaagacttctctaagatttcaaagccattgtgcagttttcTAGAGAAAGACGTCCCTTTCAGGTTTGATGACAAGTGCCTCGCAGCTTTCGCGACATTGAcgaagagtttaatcacgacatCAGTCATAaatgcacctgattggaatgaacctttagagatgatgtgcgatgcaagtgactatgcagttggagcagttcttgggtagaggaagaacaacatatttcatgt
It contains:
- the LOC141719931 gene encoding agamous-like MADS-box protein AGL62: MAKKFSIGRQKIKIAKIERKNHLQVTFSKRRSGLFKKASELCTLCGVEIAIIVFSPAGKVFSFGHPNVEGIIDRFFSRNPPPSNSSTLHLVEAHRSMTVCELNFHLTQIFNELEGERKRGEALDDMRQASQSQFWWESPVEKMGFDELQQLKDCMEALKKNVNNQANSILIENANSNLPPFGFNGHRAFNQFEAKPNQIDPASHVPGYGYGNGYFGLSNFAA